From the Neoarius graeffei isolate fNeoGra1 chromosome 1, fNeoGra1.pri, whole genome shotgun sequence genome, one window contains:
- the ufsp1 gene encoding inactive Ufm1-specific protease 1: MERKQEEAIDWGKRLSGEDPHTIVNKSVKDVLVKNAHDGLALPLTEYGRCSVISGQCVYYHYGCDGQDDRGWGCGYRTVQTIGSWLNNVSHGAKSRLPPSLSEIQQALVTVGDKPASFLGSKEWIGTYEAALVLEQLYDVPCRLVHARSGGTELEQAAQDLHQHFLTRGSPVMMGGDRDNSSKGILGVCTGKEGSYLLVMDPHYYGPVPDRESLQRNGWVAWRRVHSLDHSSFYNLCLPQT, translated from the coding sequence ATGGAGCGGAAACAGGAAGAAGCTATAGACTGGGGAAAGCGGTTATCCGGAGAGGATCCGCACACAATTGTAAACAAAAGTGTCAAAGACGTTTTAGTGAAGAATGCACATGACGGACTGGCTCTGCCATTGACAGAGTATGGGAGATGTTCAGTTATATcgggacagtgtgtgtattatCATTATGGCTGTGATGGACAGGACGACAGAGGCTGGGGTTGTGGATACCGGACTGTTCAGACCATCGGCTCTTGGCTCAATAATGTCTCTCACGGTGCAAAATCCAGACTTCCGCCAAGTCTCTCTGAAATCCAGCAAGCTCTAGTTACAGTAGGAGACAAGCCGGCCTCGTTTTTAGGCTCTAAAGAGTGGATAGGGACTTACGAGGCTGCTCTGGTCCTTGAGCAGCTCTATGATGTCCCCTGCCGGCTGGTGCATGCGCGCAGTGGGGGGACAGAGCTCGAGCAGGCGGCTCAGGACCTGCACCAACATTTCCTCACCCGCGGATCACCAGTGATGATGGGTGGGGACAGGGACAACTCCTCCAAAGGCATTCTGGGTGTGTGCACTGGGAAAGAAGGAAGCTACCTGCTGGTAATGGATCCGCACTATTACGGTCCTGTCCCGGACAGGGAGTCGCTGCAGAGGAACGGCTGGGTGGCGTGGAGAAGAGTTCACTCTCTCGATCACAGCTCCTTCTATAACCTTTGTTTGCCACAAACATAA
- the LOC132889500 gene encoding zona pellucida sperm-binding protein 3-like produces the protein MIQSLLFMSLGVFAASVLGVSPESLNSGHFSGQKTPEMEISSRESPKIFSGRSFSKVRKVPEPENGGLVVKCEEKNWRIVVKRHYFGRGVVLSPESVGLGEDGAPGDCSPLKDFITSTEMVLSARLQDCGSESRVNGNWLIYSNKLVFSPGSPLTLAGVLVLQHPPAVVPIECRYQRKFRVSAEPLSPTWLPMTSTIEAVGLLHFSLRVIKGEVSSLHQSTVFQQGEPLLLEAAVNGPMHRPLRIYVDRCVATIDSDLFSRPSYEFISNHGCLIDSMLPYSSSKFYSRPKENILRFSIQAFYFPQDQRKQVFISCHLKAAPGYSLPDSQKKACHFHQPSFRWHEVEGSSSVCLCCQTADCKSEMAMSSKYLAEQTRVVGPLQILPSDVHWTGKLTAGIRV, from the exons ATGATTCAGAGTTTACTGTTTATGAGTTTAGGAGTTTTTGCAGCGTCAGTCCTGGGAGTTTCACCCGAGAGTCTGAACTCTGGTCACTTTTCTGGACAGAAGACGCCGGAAATGGAGATTTCTAGTCGAGAGTCTCCCAAAATATTCTCCGGACGCTCGTTTTCAAAAGTTAGGAAAGTCCCTGAGCCTGAGAATGGGGGCCTGGTTGTTAAATGTGAGGAGAAAAACTGGAGGATTGTGGTGAAACGGCACTACTTTGGACGCGGTGTTGTTTTATCTCCAGAATCAGTTGGGCTGGGTGAAGATGGCGCTCCTGGAGACTGCAGTCCTCTTAAAGACTTCATTACCTCTACTGAGATGGTCCTTTCTGCCAGATTACAAGACTGTGGGAGTGAATCTCGG GTAAATGGCAACTGGCTCATTTATTCCAATAAGCTGGTATTTTCCCCTGGTTCACCTCTAACCTTGGCTGGTGTCCTTGTATTACAACATCCACCTGCAGTCGTTCCTATTGAGTGCCGTTATCAAag AAAGTTTAGAGTGAGTGCAGAACCACTGAGCCCCACCTGGCTGCCCATGACTTCAACCATTGAAGCAGTAGGATTACTGCACTTCTCTCTCAGGGTTATTAAAG GTGAGGTCAGCTCCCTTCATCAGTCCACTGTATTCCAGCAGGGAGAGCCATTGCTCCTGGAAGCAGCAGTGAATGGTCCTATGCACCGTCCATTGCGAATCTATGTGGACCGTTGTGTGGCTACTATTGATTCTGACCTGTTCTCAAGGCCTAGCTATGAGTTCATATCCAACCATGG GTGCCTGATAGACAGCATGTTGCCGTACTCCTCATCCAAGTTTTACAGCAGGCCAAAGGAGAATATACTCCGGTTCAGTATACAGGCATTCTACTTCCCTCAAGATCAGAGAAAACAG GTTTTCATCAGTTGCCACTTGAAAGCTGCTCCTGGTTACAGTCTGCCTGACTCCCAAAAGAAAGCGTGCCATTTTCATCAGCCTTCATTTCG TTGGCATGAAGTCGAGGGGAGCAGCAGTGTGTGTCTTTGTTGTCAAACTGCAGACTGCAAATCTGAGATGGCCATGTCCAGCAAATATCTAG CTGAGCAGACCAGAGTGGTTGGCCCCCTTCAGATTCTGCCCTCAGATGTTCATTGGACTGGGAAACTTACTGCAGGGATACGAGTCTGA